A window of Drosophila nasuta strain 15112-1781.00 unplaced genomic scaffold, ASM2355853v1 ctg14_pilon, whole genome shotgun sequence contains these coding sequences:
- the LOC132797577 gene encoding uncharacterized protein LOC132797577 gives MNQSGFISRRINGQHLQVPFRRLLEQRIRCNIAKFCPTPDFLSKFSEFGKALRTSAYVLRFIDRSRKLADLALPPKQQVPSSSSIRNLNPFLDGKRILRAYGRLRASHSLRYDESHPIILSYSSSLADYWFISPIVYPYMGVLAKSTINSCKVCVIYKKRLQTQMMGDLPKERASYSRPFIHTGVDFGGPFEIKNYTGRACLITKGYVCDFVCFSTKAIHLEATSDLTTEKFLAAFFCFIARRGCPHQMYSDNGKTFVGADKVISNDFLEATRECIIAQHTHKSLSWHFIPPGAPHMGGLWKAGVKSFKALFYKATSTAKYTFEELSTLLAKIEACLNSRPISPTSEDSSDLLALTPGHFLIGGPLISVLEPPINQPTTSILNRWQRLKALHQEFCFRWKDEYLKELHKRTKWQSPTRNLRIGDMLVIKEDNLPSNEWRLGRGLTTCPGTDTKVRVVDVLTARGTIRRPVAKLILLPMDSKTDLSTSEGRITSCSVFRFVVLCCPTLSCSYAITYIHPPGPPRCHQLFPVSRVPWDPPTPEVSAFPEADSGETVESSTHQQVLL, from the exons ATGAACCAGAGTGGCTTCATCTCCCGTCGGATCAATGGCCAACATCTCCAAGTCCCATTCCGGAGACTGCTGGAGCAGCGGATTAGGTGTAACATCGCTAAGTTTTGTCCTACTCCTGATTTCCTGAGTAAGTTCTCTGAGTTTGGCAAGGCACTGCGCACGTCTGCCTATGTTCTCAGATTCATCGATAGAAGTCGGAAATTGGCAGATTTGGCTCTACC TCCCAAGCAGCAGGTTCCTTCTTCAAGTTCAATCCGAAACTTGAACCCTTTCCTCGATGGCAAGAGGATTCTACGGGCCTATGGGCGTCTGAGGGCGTCCCACTCGCTGCGTTATGATGAGAGTCATCCAATCATCCTCTCGTACTCCTCATCCTTGGCCGACTACTGGTTCATTTCACCCATCGTATATCCTTACATGGGG GTCCTCGCCAAATCCACCATCAACTCTTGCAAGGTTTGCGTGATCTACAAGAAGAGATTGCAGACCCAAATGATGGGGGACTTGCCCAAGGAAAGGGCGTCCTACTCAAGACCTTTCATTCACACTGGAGTCGACTTCGGCGGCCCattcgaaataaaaaattacacTGGCCGAGCCTGCCTCATCACCAAAGGGTATGTCTGCGACTTCGTGTGCTTCAGCACGAAGGCGATCCACTTGGAGGCAACATCGGATCTCACGACGGAGAAATTCCTGGCCGCATTCTTCTGCTTCATCGCACGGCGCGGGTGTCCACACCAAATGTACTCGGACAACGGGAAAACCTTCGTTGGAGCTGACAAGGTGATCTCCAACGACTTCTTGGAAGCGACGAGGGAGTGCATCATCGCACAACACACCCACAAGAGCCTATCCTGGCACTTCATCCCGCCGGGCGCCCCGCATATGGGTGGATTATGGAAAGCCGGCGTAAAGAGTTTTAAGGCACTCTTTTACAAGGCGACATCCACTGCGAAGTATACGTTCGAAGAGTTGTCCACTCTTCTCGCTAAGATCGAAGCCTGCCTGAATTCGAGGCCGATTTCCCCTACGTCCGAGGATTCTTCGGACTTACTAGCGCTCACTCCTGGCCATTTCCTCATAGGTGGCCCTCTTATTTCGGTGTTGGAACCACCAATTAACCAACCGACCACCTCCATCCTCAATCGATGGCAGCGACTGAAGGCTCTTCACCAAGAATTTTGTTTCCGTTGGAAAGATGAGTACCTGAAGGAGCTGCACAAACGGACGAAATGGCAATCCCCTACACGGAACCTTCGGATCGGTGACATGCTCGTCATAAAAGAAGACAACCTTCCCTCAAACGAGTGGCGCCTAGGACGGGGGCTGACGACGTGTCCAGGCACCGATACCAAGGTCCGAGTTGTAGATGTGCTCACAGCGCGGGGTACTATCCGAAGACCCGTCGCAAAACTCATTTTACTCCCGATGGACAGCAAGACTGACCTCTCCACGTCTGAAGGACGAATAACCTCCTGCTCCGTATTCCGATTCGTCGTCTTGTGTTGTCCTACGCTGTCCTGTTCC TATGCCATCACATACATCCACCCACCAGGACCGCCCCGCTGTCACCAACTCTTTCCGGTGTCGCGTGTGCCGTGGGATCCACCCACTCCGGAAGTGTCAGCGTTTCCTGAGGCTGACAGCGGAGAAACGGTTGAGAGCAGTACTCATCAACAAGTACTGCTCTAA